From a single Sphingosinicellaceae bacterium genomic region:
- a CDS encoding YitT family protein yields the protein MAGKAHAARSALWDIGYAAAGIIAASFGLKGFLIPNHFFDGGVTGVTLLMHEIYHVPVAVVIVVLNLPFMLLGGRLIGTGFAWRMLACVIAFGLCLYFVPFPIITDDKLLVSIFGGVLMGLGMGLAMRAGTALDGVEVLALYTVERLSFTISEIILGINVIIFLIAALEVSLPTALYSMLTYYAASKTTDFVVEGIEEYTGITIISAQADRIKEMLVMVLGRGITIYKGERGYLPDSFEVRAPVDIIFTVITRLEVRRMRRLVHAIDPKAFIVSNTVKEAAGGVLKRRSHHEAHHEPHHETHHAAKP from the coding sequence ATGGCCGGAAAAGCACACGCAGCGCGGTCGGCGCTCTGGGATATCGGTTACGCCGCCGCCGGCATCATCGCTGCGAGCTTCGGGCTCAAGGGCTTCCTGATCCCCAACCACTTCTTCGATGGCGGCGTCACCGGAGTCACGCTGCTGATGCACGAAATCTATCACGTGCCGGTCGCGGTCGTGATCGTCGTGCTCAACCTGCCCTTCATGCTGCTTGGCGGCCGGCTGATCGGCACCGGCTTCGCATGGCGAATGCTGGCCTGCGTCATCGCCTTCGGCCTGTGCCTGTATTTCGTGCCGTTCCCGATCATCACCGACGACAAGTTGCTGGTCTCGATCTTCGGCGGCGTGCTGATGGGCCTTGGCATGGGGCTCGCGATGCGCGCCGGCACCGCGCTCGACGGCGTCGAGGTGCTGGCGCTCTACACCGTCGAGCGGCTGAGCTTCACGATCTCGGAGATTATCCTCGGCATCAACGTCATCATCTTCCTGATCGCAGCGCTCGAGGTCAGCCTGCCGACCGCGTTATACTCGATGCTGACCTACTACGCCGCGTCCAAGACCACCGATTTCGTCGTCGAGGGGATCGAGGAATATACCGGCATCACGATCATCTCGGCACAGGCCGACCGCATCAAGGAGATGCTGGTGATGGTGCTCGGCCGTGGCATCACGATCTACAAGGGCGAGCGCGGCTATCTGCCCGATTCGTTCGAGGTCCGCGCGCCGGTCGACATCATCTTCACGGTCATCACCCGGCTCGAGGTGCGCCGCATGCGCCGGCTCGTGCACGCCATCGACCCCAAGGCCTTCATCGTCAGCAATACCGTCAAGGAAGCGGCCGGCGG